From the Pedobacter cryoconitis genome, one window contains:
- the sufD gene encoding Fe-S cluster assembly protein SufD: protein MVNQLTAPFYNQLITEFENAPKGENTNGDLSKSREDAFELFKAKGFPTSKDEDWKFTNLTPFLTDTFSLTTGNTDQQDVKKAITAATIPGLDAWLLVLLNGKIQFDLSVLPEADQLIVLPLESVINTESYKDYITCKEAEGNRMYALNTAFFTDGYFLEVPKNVVLDKPVQIIHLYTATENMLFQPRHLIVVNENAKAELIDSAVTLGNAQRVLMNSVTQVTVKENANLIQYVIQDNAAEDRLINYNHITQERNSRYDNFMFNLPGAELIRNNLEIVLNGTATETHLLGLYLVAGHQLTDNHTAIHHRFPHCDSNEIYKGVLLDKGKAVFNGKVFVERPAQKTNAFQQNNNLLLSDKAQVFAKPQLEIFADDVKCSHGCTVGQFDPESLFYLRSRGISEESSRKLLVEAFMFDVTQKIENEAIKDFVQSLIYKKMENSLATII from the coding sequence ATGGTAAATCAGTTAACAGCTCCATTCTATAATCAATTGATCACTGAGTTTGAAAATGCTCCCAAAGGTGAAAATACTAACGGCGATTTATCAAAATCAAGAGAAGATGCCTTTGAGTTATTTAAAGCTAAAGGTTTTCCGACATCAAAAGATGAAGACTGGAAATTCACTAATCTGACCCCGTTTCTTACTGATACTTTTTCTTTAACCACAGGAAACACAGATCAGCAGGACGTTAAAAAAGCAATAACAGCAGCAACTATACCCGGTCTGGACGCCTGGTTATTGGTTTTACTGAATGGTAAAATCCAATTTGACTTATCAGTTTTACCAGAAGCTGATCAATTGATCGTTCTTCCGCTGGAAAGTGTGATCAATACAGAAAGCTATAAAGACTATATTACCTGTAAAGAAGCAGAAGGTAATAGAATGTACGCATTAAATACTGCATTTTTTACAGATGGATATTTCCTTGAAGTACCCAAAAATGTAGTGTTAGACAAACCAGTACAGATTATCCACCTTTACACAGCTACTGAAAATATGCTTTTTCAGCCGCGCCATTTAATTGTCGTGAATGAAAATGCAAAAGCAGAACTGATTGATAGTGCTGTCACTTTAGGAAATGCACAGCGTGTATTGATGAACAGTGTAACACAGGTGACTGTCAAAGAAAATGCAAACCTGATCCAGTATGTGATTCAGGATAATGCAGCAGAAGACAGGCTGATCAATTATAACCACATTACACAAGAACGTAATAGCCGTTATGATAACTTCATGTTTAATTTACCTGGTGCAGAACTGATCCGGAATAACCTGGAAATTGTACTGAATGGTACAGCAACTGAAACTCACCTGTTAGGTTTATACCTGGTAGCAGGTCATCAGTTAACGGATAACCATACTGCTATTCACCATCGTTTTCCGCATTGCGATAGCAATGAGATTTATAAAGGGGTGTTGTTAGACAAAGGTAAAGCCGTATTTAACGGAAAAGTATTTGTAGAACGTCCAGCGCAGAAAACCAATGCTTTTCAGCAAAATAATAATCTTTTACTAAGCGATAAAGCACAGGTTTTTGCTAAACCTCAATTAGAGATTTTTGCAGATGATGTAAAATGCAGCCATGGCTGTACAGTAGGACAATTTGATCCTGAATCATTGTTTTACCTGCGTTCAAGAGGGATATCTGAAGAATCTTCCCGTAAATTACTGGTAGAAGCGTTTATGTTTGATGTTACTCAAAAAATTGAGAATGAAGCAATAAAGGATTTTGTTCAATCTTTAATTTATAAAAAGATGGAAAATTCATTAGCAACAATCATTTAA
- the sufC gene encoding Fe-S cluster assembly ATPase SufC, with protein MLSIKNLHANIEGKEILKGINLEVKAGEVHAIMGPNGSGKSSLASVLAGRENYEITEGEVWLDGKNLLDMKPEVRAREGVFLAFQYPVEIPGVSNINFLRTALSEIRIHRNLPPLSAKEFLKMTKEKQALVEFEAKLANRSLNQGFSGGEKKRNEVFQLAMLEPKLSILDETDSGLDIDALRIVSNGINKLRSADNAFVLITHYQRLLEYIVPDFVHVLYNGQIVRSGTKELALELEEKGYDWLKEEFHGNESINKI; from the coding sequence ATGTTATCAATAAAAAATCTTCATGCGAATATTGAAGGAAAAGAAATATTAAAAGGAATTAACCTGGAGGTGAAAGCCGGTGAAGTACATGCGATTATGGGACCTAACGGGTCTGGCAAAAGTTCATTGGCATCTGTGCTGGCGGGTCGTGAAAATTACGAGATTACTGAAGGTGAAGTTTGGCTTGACGGTAAAAACCTGTTGGATATGAAACCTGAAGTACGTGCGCGTGAAGGTGTTTTTCTTGCATTTCAATATCCTGTAGAAATTCCTGGAGTATCGAATATTAACTTCTTAAGAACTGCTTTAAGCGAAATCAGGATTCACCGTAATCTTCCACCGCTTTCTGCTAAAGAATTCCTGAAAATGACGAAGGAAAAACAAGCGCTGGTAGAATTCGAAGCCAAATTGGCTAACCGTTCTCTGAATCAGGGTTTTTCCGGAGGAGAGAAAAAAAGAAATGAAGTATTTCAATTAGCGATGCTGGAGCCAAAATTATCAATCTTGGATGAAACAGACTCAGGACTGGATATTGATGCTTTACGTATTGTATCTAACGGTATCAATAAATTACGTTCGGCAGATAATGCTTTTGTATTGATTACACACTATCAACGCTTATTGGAATATATCGTACCTGATTTTGTACACGTATTATACAATGGTCAGATTGTACGTTCAGGTACAAAAGAACTGGCATTGGAACTGGAAGAAAAGGGATATGACTGGTTGAAAGAAGAGTTCCACGGCAATGAATCAATAAATAAAATATAA
- the sufB gene encoding Fe-S cluster assembly protein SufB, which yields MMEKDDLMLEQLANREYEFGFVTAIDMDISEIGLNEDTVRFISAKKNEPQWLLDWRMKGFKAFQKQEMPQWQNFKMPEIDFQSISYYAAPKQQAKYASLDEVDPELLRTFEKLGIPMSEQKQLAGVAVDVVFDSVSVTTTYKKHLNELGIIFCSISDAVKEHPELIQKYLGSVVPHTDNVFASLNTAVFSDGSFVYIPKGVRCPMELSTYFRINAENTGQFERTLIIADEDSYVSYLEGCTAPMRDENQLHAAVVELIAMKGAEIKYSTVQNWYPGDKEGKGGIFNFVTKRGACRGERAKISWTQVETGSAITWKYPSILLQGDYSSGEFYSVAVTNNMQIADTGTKIYHLGAHTKSRIISKGISAGQGQNSYRGLVQMGPKAAYARNFTQCDSLLIGDRCGAHTFPYIESKNNTATIEHEATTSKIGEDQVFYLNQRGIDAEQAIALIVNGYAKDVLNQLPMEFAVEAQKLLSLTLEGSVG from the coding sequence ATGATGGAAAAAGATGATTTGATGCTCGAACAACTGGCAAACCGTGAATACGAATTTGGCTTTGTTACAGCGATTGATATGGATATTTCTGAAATCGGACTCAACGAAGATACAGTAAGGTTTATTTCTGCAAAAAAGAATGAACCCCAATGGCTCCTCGATTGGCGGATGAAAGGTTTCAAAGCTTTCCAGAAGCAAGAAATGCCGCAATGGCAAAACTTTAAGATGCCCGAAATTGACTTCCAGTCTATTTCTTATTATGCCGCTCCCAAGCAACAAGCTAAGTATGCCTCACTGGATGAAGTAGATCCTGAGTTGCTGCGTACCTTTGAGAAATTAGGCATCCCGATGTCAGAACAGAAACAACTGGCAGGCGTCGCTGTGGATGTTGTATTTGATAGTGTATCAGTAACTACCACTTATAAAAAACATCTGAACGAACTGGGGATTATTTTCTGCTCTATCAGTGATGCTGTTAAAGAACATCCTGAGCTGATACAGAAATATCTGGGTTCGGTAGTTCCGCATACAGACAATGTTTTTGCTTCTTTGAACACCGCTGTGTTTTCAGATGGATCTTTTGTATACATCCCTAAAGGAGTAAGATGCCCGATGGAACTTTCTACTTATTTCAGGATTAATGCTGAAAATACGGGTCAGTTTGAACGTACATTGATTATTGCTGATGAAGATAGTTATGTAAGTTATCTGGAAGGATGTACCGCGCCGATGCGTGATGAAAATCAATTGCATGCTGCTGTAGTAGAGCTAATTGCCATGAAAGGTGCAGAGATCAAGTATTCTACGGTACAAAACTGGTATCCTGGAGATAAAGAAGGAAAAGGAGGGATCTTTAATTTTGTAACCAAACGTGGTGCCTGCCGTGGTGAGCGTGCTAAAATTTCATGGACACAAGTAGAAACTGGTTCAGCAATTACCTGGAAATATCCAAGTATCCTGTTACAAGGTGATTATTCTTCAGGTGAATTTTATTCTGTTGCGGTGACCAATAACATGCAGATTGCAGATACCGGAACAAAAATATATCATCTTGGGGCCCATACTAAAAGCAGGATTATCTCTAAAGGTATTTCGGCCGGACAAGGTCAAAACAGCTATCGCGGTTTAGTACAAATGGGGCCTAAAGCAGCTTACGCACGAAACTTTACACAATGTGACTCTTTATTAATTGGTGATCGTTGTGGTGCGCATACTTTCCCATATATCGAATCTAAAAATAATACGGCGACCATAGAGCATGAAGCTACAACCTCCAAAATCGGAGAAGATCAGGTATTTTATCTGAATCAGCGTGGAATTGATGCAGAACAAGCCATTGCGTTAATCGTTAATGGATATGCAAAAGATGTACTTAATCAATTGCCAATGGAATTTGCAGTAGAAGCTCAAAAATTACTTTCTCTTACACTCGAAGGCAGCGTAGGGTAG
- a CDS encoding M1 family metallopeptidase, with protein MSIKPITYKRAVLQTMFFIASAIAMPAFAQQKPEDPLLKIYRGSAEKINDLIHTKLDVRFDYKKRYLYGKEWVTIKPHIYATDSLRLDAKGMDIKTVAVVRNGKNIPLKYTYDNLSLAIKLDKTYQNTENYTIYIAYTAKPDELKIQGGAAITDAKGLYFINPDSTEKGKPVQIWTQGELESSSAWFPTIDRTNQKTTDEISMTVPGKYVTLSNGRLASQQKNADGTRTDTWKMELPHSPYLFMMAVGDFKIYRDKWRNKEVNYYLEPAYAPYAKDIFGFTPEAIEFYSKTLGVDYPWNKYSQIVVRDYVSGAMENTTATLHGAYVQGTARELADRYYDKGRSTIVHELFHQWFGDYVTAESWSNLTVNESFADFSETLWAEHKYGQDTGDDHNNEAMEVYLENPENAKKDLVRFHYHDAMDMFDAVSYKKGGRILNMLRHFLTPDVFFKGLNIYLKTNAFKNGEAQQLRLAMEEASGKDLNWFFNQWYYGAGHPVLDIKYKWDEATKTQFVYLNQTQEGKAFQLPMAVDLYNGTQKERQQVWMRGKSDTLTFKLAAQPKLVNVDAEKITLSKKTDHKSITEFLFQYQHAPLYMDRLEAIDAATAQQKTPEAQQILVAALQDKYYGLRIRTMNSINPENTALVNAAIPLILKIAESDDNNLAKAQALKIISTTKDAAQQLPLFTAGLKSNSYAVQGASLFAMVNLKPAESFAMAKAFEKDNKGDLTKAIIAVYAKNGSDTEWPFVFKNFEESDPQTKFEMLKDFAFMTARVKSPEYAQQGINALKEIGVKYKSQGAAPVILNVMDQLKQVRQEQNDSASVKLITAAKQEINDKK; from the coding sequence ATGAGTATAAAACCAATAACTTATAAGCGTGCAGTTTTGCAAACGATGTTTTTCATCGCCTCAGCTATTGCAATGCCAGCCTTTGCACAGCAAAAACCGGAAGATCCTTTGTTAAAGATTTACAGGGGCAGTGCGGAAAAGATCAACGATTTAATCCATACCAAACTGGATGTCAGGTTTGATTATAAGAAACGTTATTTATATGGAAAAGAATGGGTAACGATTAAGCCTCACATTTATGCGACTGATAGTTTAAGACTGGATGCAAAGGGCATGGATATCAAAACTGTTGCGGTAGTCAGAAATGGCAAGAATATCCCACTTAAATATACTTATGATAATCTTTCACTGGCGATTAAACTGGATAAGACTTATCAGAACACTGAAAATTACACCATTTATATAGCTTATACAGCAAAGCCGGATGAGTTAAAAATTCAGGGTGGTGCAGCAATCACAGATGCGAAAGGGCTTTATTTCATCAATCCTGATAGTACGGAGAAAGGTAAGCCAGTACAGATCTGGACACAGGGTGAACTGGAAAGTTCTTCTGCCTGGTTCCCTACTATTGACAGGACTAATCAGAAGACCACTGATGAAATCAGCATGACTGTGCCGGGTAAATATGTTACTTTATCTAACGGCAGACTGGCTTCACAGCAAAAGAATGCAGACGGTACCAGAACAGATACCTGGAAGATGGAACTTCCTCATTCTCCTTATTTATTTATGATGGCGGTAGGTGATTTTAAAATTTACCGTGATAAATGGCGTAACAAAGAAGTTAATTATTATCTGGAACCTGCTTATGCGCCTTATGCCAAAGATATCTTTGGCTTCACTCCTGAGGCAATCGAGTTCTATTCTAAAACTTTAGGGGTAGATTATCCATGGAATAAGTATTCTCAGATTGTAGTAAGAGATTATGTAAGTGGTGCAATGGAAAATACAACAGCCACACTGCATGGTGCTTATGTACAGGGCACTGCCCGCGAACTGGCTGACAGATACTATGATAAAGGAAGAAGCACGATAGTTCATGAGCTTTTTCACCAGTGGTTTGGCGATTATGTGACTGCCGAAAGCTGGAGCAATCTTACTGTTAATGAATCTTTTGCCGACTTTAGTGAAACTTTATGGGCTGAACATAAGTATGGACAGGATACTGGTGATGACCATAACAATGAGGCAATGGAAGTTTACCTGGAAAATCCTGAAAATGCAAAGAAAGATCTTGTACGCTTTCATTATCATGATGCAATGGACATGTTTGATGCAGTTTCTTACAAAAAAGGCGGCCGTATCCTGAATATGTTACGTCACTTTTTGACTCCTGATGTATTTTTCAAAGGATTGAATATTTACCTGAAAACCAATGCATTCAAAAATGGCGAAGCACAGCAATTGCGTTTAGCTATGGAAGAAGCAAGTGGAAAGGACCTGAACTGGTTCTTCAATCAGTGGTATTATGGTGCCGGACACCCTGTACTGGACATCAAATATAAATGGGATGAGGCTACAAAAACGCAATTTGTTTACCTGAATCAAACGCAGGAAGGAAAAGCGTTTCAGTTACCTATGGCTGTAGATTTATACAATGGGACTCAGAAAGAGCGCCAACAGGTCTGGATGCGCGGTAAATCAGATACTTTAACTTTCAAGCTTGCTGCTCAGCCTAAACTGGTGAATGTTGATGCAGAAAAAATTACATTAAGCAAAAAGACAGATCATAAAAGTATTACAGAATTCTTATTCCAATATCAGCATGCGCCATTGTATATGGACAGACTGGAAGCGATAGATGCTGCTACTGCCCAGCAGAAGACCCCGGAAGCCCAGCAAATATTAGTAGCCGCTTTACAGGATAAGTATTATGGATTACGTATCAGAACAATGAACAGCATAAATCCGGAAAATACAGCCTTGGTTAATGCAGCAATACCTTTAATCCTTAAAATAGCCGAGAGTGATGACAACAACCTGGCAAAAGCACAGGCACTAAAAATAATCAGTACAACTAAGGATGCAGCGCAACAATTACCACTTTTCACAGCAGGCTTAAAAAGCAATTCTTATGCGGTACAAGGCGCATCACTATTTGCTATGGTGAATTTAAAACCAGCTGAATCATTTGCTATGGCTAAAGCTTTTGAAAAAGACAACAAAGGAGACTTAACAAAAGCGATCATTGCTGTTTATGCAAAAAATGGCAGTGACACAGAATGGCCTTTTGTTTTTAAAAACTTTGAAGAAAGTGATCCGCAGACAAAATTTGAAATGCTTAAAGATTTCGCTTTCATGACTGCCCGTGTTAAAAGTCCGGAATATGCACAACAGGGAATTAATGCGTTAAAAGAGATAGGAGTAAAATATAAAAGCCAGGGTGCAGCTCCGGTTATCTTAAATGTAATGGACCAGCTTAAACAAGTCCGTCAGGAGCAAAATGACAGCGCTTCTGTAAAATTAATCACAGCAGCAAAACAGGAAATTAACGATAAGAAATAA
- a CDS encoding DUF3037 domain-containing protein — MQDSHLFEYAIIRVVPRVERDEFMNVGVILYCAKQKFLKAEILLNKEKLSAFSKTTDIHEIESNLQALKQICAGTKESGPIGQLDAASRFRWLTAMRSTVLQTSRVHPGFCKDASEKIIALLEEQVL; from the coding sequence ATGCAAGACAGTCACTTATTTGAGTACGCGATAATCCGCGTTGTACCCAGGGTGGAACGTGATGAATTTATGAATGTAGGTGTGATCCTGTATTGTGCTAAACAGAAATTTTTAAAAGCAGAGATCCTGTTAAATAAAGAAAAGCTGAGTGCTTTTTCTAAAACTACAGATATTCATGAAATTGAAAGCAACCTTCAGGCTTTAAAACAAATTTGTGCAGGTACAAAAGAGAGCGGGCCAATCGGTCAGCTTGATGCAGCCTCACGGTTTCGCTGGCTTACAGCAATGCGGAGTACTGTGCTCCAGACTTCCAGGGTACATCCCGGATTTTGTAAGGATGCCAGTGAAAAAATAATAGCATTGCTTGAAGAACAAGTCCTTTAA
- a CDS encoding HipA family kinase, producing MNTNELQLRTVSVTRYVTPLREGGSMPAIAEADDDFLYVLKFRGAGQGVKALIAEIIGGEIARALGFRVPEIVLANLDEAFGRTEPDEEIQDLLKASVGLNLALHYLSGAITFDPTVTTIDAKLASQIVWLDCLLTNMDRTARNTNMLIWHKELWLIDHGASLYFHHSWQNWEEQAQRPFALIKDHVLLPWATELEAVDAEFNSIITKELIHAVVGLIPAEWLCEEQAFSSAEEHRNAYARFLELRIAKSEIFVKEAQNARQSLI from the coding sequence ATGAATACTAACGAACTTCAACTCAGAACCGTCAGTGTAACCCGTTATGTTACGCCGTTACGCGAAGGAGGATCTATGCCTGCTATTGCAGAGGCCGATGATGATTTTCTCTATGTCCTTAAGTTCCGTGGTGCCGGACAGGGAGTTAAGGCATTAATTGCAGAAATTATCGGAGGTGAAATTGCCCGGGCACTTGGATTCAGAGTGCCTGAAATTGTGCTTGCTAATTTAGATGAGGCCTTTGGCCGGACAGAGCCTGATGAAGAAATTCAGGATCTGCTTAAAGCCAGTGTCGGGCTTAATCTTGCACTTCATTATCTGTCAGGTGCAATTACCTTTGATCCGACAGTAACCACTATAGATGCAAAACTAGCTTCGCAAATTGTGTGGCTGGATTGTCTGTTGACCAATATGGACCGCACAGCCCGTAATACCAACATGCTGATCTGGCACAAAGAATTATGGCTGATCGATCACGGTGCTTCCCTGTATTTCCACCATTCGTGGCAAAACTGGGAAGAACAGGCACAGCGTCCTTTTGCCCTGATTAAAGATCATGTATTACTGCCATGGGCTACAGAATTGGAGGCCGTAGATGCCGAATTCAACTCAATAATCACTAAAGAACTCATTCACGCAGTAGTCGGTCTTATTCCAGCAGAATGGTTATGTGAAGAACAGGCTTTCAGTTCGGCAGAAGAACACCGGAATGCCTATGCACGGTTTTTGGAACTGAGAATTGCTAAGTCAGAAATTTTTGTAAAAGAAGCACAAAATGCAAGACAGTCACTTATTTGA
- a CDS encoding sensor histidine kinase: MQISSKELILLIAIITFIFLIAPLFLIIYIFLYNKKKAKHLEEKEVLKKTFELELLKSQVEVQEHILQTIAGDLHDNIGQLLSLTSMTLSSIKADHLREEKINTASELTQRAIKELRQLSKKMNGQELIKKSLGHAIVYELDWLKKGLAYEIQFTDNATHSISANADKELIMFRLFQEILSNIIKHAQATRIKITIDQTKDYLSLFVQDNGKGFLLEEKLKISDGLGLANLQKRTLMMDGNFTINSNLGEGTEIQISIPYQ, from the coding sequence ATGCAGATATCGTCAAAGGAATTAATTCTATTAATTGCCATAATCACTTTCATTTTCCTGATCGCCCCTCTTTTCCTGATTATTTATATTTTTTTATATAATAAAAAGAAAGCGAAGCATCTTGAAGAAAAAGAAGTACTGAAGAAAACATTTGAACTGGAATTACTGAAAAGCCAGGTAGAAGTGCAGGAACATATCCTGCAAACTATCGCAGGTGATCTGCATGATAATATAGGACAATTACTAAGCCTGACCAGTATGACATTAAGCTCTATAAAAGCAGATCATTTAAGAGAGGAAAAGATTAATACAGCGTCAGAATTAACCCAGCGTGCAATTAAAGAACTGCGGCAGCTCTCCAAAAAAATGAACGGACAGGAACTGATCAAAAAAAGTCTTGGTCATGCTATCGTTTATGAACTGGACTGGCTCAAAAAAGGGCTTGCTTACGAAATCCAGTTCACAGACAACGCCACACATTCTATTTCGGCAAACGCAGACAAAGAGTTAATTATGTTCCGGTTATTTCAGGAAATTCTGAGTAATATTATTAAACACGCACAAGCCACCCGGATCAAAATCACTATTGATCAAACCAAAGATTATCTGTCACTTTTTGTACAGGATAATGGAAAAGGTTTCCTCCTGGAAGAAAAACTAAAAATCAGCGATGGTTTAGGCCTGGCTAATCTTCAAAAGAGGACATTGATGATGGATGGAAATTTCACCATCAATTCTAACCTAGGTGAAGGCACAGAAATTCAAATTTCAATTCCTTATCAATAA
- a CDS encoding response regulator transcription factor: protein MEEGKIAIAIVDDHTLFRKGMVSLLDESDEINILFDASNGVEMISMLAQQPLPQVILMDINMPQMDGYEATKWLSNNHPQIKVLALSMYDEDKPIIEMLKSGAGGYLLKESKTSDLITAIKTIAAHGYFMNNLVSGKLIRSLQENNPAKTLLQEISVNERRFLEHCCSEFTYKEIADKMNLSPHTIDNYRESLFQKFEIKSRTGLVLFALRNELIKL from the coding sequence ATGGAAGAAGGAAAAATAGCTATTGCAATCGTTGATGACCACACTTTATTTAGAAAAGGAATGGTTAGCCTGTTAGATGAATCAGATGAAATTAATATCCTTTTTGACGCTTCCAATGGAGTAGAAATGATCAGCATGCTTGCTCAGCAGCCTCTTCCTCAAGTGATTCTAATGGACATTAATATGCCGCAAATGGACGGATACGAAGCTACAAAATGGCTTTCTAATAACCATCCGCAAATCAAAGTACTTGCTTTAAGTATGTATGATGAAGATAAGCCTATTATTGAAATGCTTAAAAGTGGTGCCGGGGGCTATTTGTTAAAGGAATCCAAAACTTCAGATCTGATTACAGCAATCAAAACCATAGCCGCACATGGCTATTTTATGAATAACCTGGTTTCAGGCAAACTAATCCGGTCCTTACAGGAAAATAATCCTGCAAAAACCCTGTTACAGGAAATCTCAGTAAATGAACGTAGATTTTTAGAACACTGCTGCTCTGAATTCACCTATAAAGAAATTGCTGACAAGATGAATCTCAGCCCGCATACGATAGATAATTACCGCGAATCCCTCTTTCAGAAATTTGAAATAAAATCACGTACAGGACTTGTTTTATTTGCACTTCGCAATGAACTGATTAAATTATAG
- a CDS encoding TPM domain-containing protein produces the protein MTKMQKYHLLFSILFCFLIQAGYAQNKYTVTEVPDPKASGSGYVSNPDVILSTAGVDSLNRTITDLEQKTKVEMAVVVVNDFDAAQEEYDFALQLFRQWGIGKSKADNGLLLFIAVDRKQYRFITGYGLEGLLPDAALKRIGDHFLIPAFKKGDYSKGVVSALSTIAAYLNQPGNQKELSQLLPPDTGLRNSWLWTIGSTILVIILFTVVFLGIKKKTPEISKSKAAAKTNGYDKTIGCGCGGLFMVFVAAGFIIGFTIGYDWVKSLDINTIPIVLYVVLSIMLLSRYLNAISVLRKTHQDDLNFNQAVKALNRSSVFYLVASPLILIAMLFEAYRRSRSASRFKPQLDSHDKEMSRIDRDQTAQAKSFLTKGQLKEEQLEVNHYDIWLSSGQAEHKIINYPGSNFDDFTVCPECNARTLGKQRLVTLKKATYTKEGEGKDVRICENCGYEEFIKAVVIAVLTRSNDSSSSDSGSSSSSSSSSSSSSSWGGGSSGGGGAGGSW, from the coding sequence ATGACTAAAATGCAAAAATACCATCTTCTGTTTTCTATCCTGTTTTGCTTCCTTATTCAAGCTGGATATGCCCAAAATAAATATACAGTTACAGAGGTTCCTGATCCAAAAGCCAGTGGTAGCGGTTATGTAAGTAATCCTGATGTTATTTTAAGCACTGCCGGTGTTGACTCTCTGAACAGAACGATTACCGATCTGGAGCAAAAAACAAAAGTTGAAATGGCTGTTGTGGTTGTCAATGATTTTGACGCAGCTCAGGAGGAATATGATTTTGCGTTACAACTTTTCAGACAGTGGGGAATAGGAAAAAGCAAGGCGGATAACGGGCTTTTATTATTCATTGCTGTAGACCGTAAACAGTATCGTTTCATTACCGGATATGGCTTGGAAGGGCTGCTGCCTGATGCAGCGCTCAAAAGAATTGGAGATCATTTTTTGATTCCTGCTTTTAAAAAAGGAGATTATAGCAAAGGGGTGGTTAGTGCTTTAAGTACAATTGCTGCTTATCTGAACCAACCCGGAAATCAAAAGGAACTCAGTCAATTGCTGCCTCCGGATACTGGCCTGCGCAATAGCTGGCTATGGACGATTGGGAGTACAATACTGGTTATCATTTTATTCACCGTTGTATTTCTTGGGATTAAGAAAAAGACCCCTGAAATTTCCAAAAGTAAAGCTGCTGCTAAAACAAATGGCTATGATAAGACCATAGGATGCGGCTGCGGAGGTTTATTTATGGTTTTTGTCGCTGCTGGTTTTATTATCGGGTTTACAATTGGTTATGATTGGGTCAAGTCTTTGGATATTAATACAATACCAATTGTGCTTTATGTTGTTTTATCTATAATGCTTCTTTCCAGGTATTTGAATGCGATCAGCGTTTTAAGAAAAACGCATCAGGATGACCTGAACTTTAACCAGGCTGTGAAAGCATTAAACCGCTCTTCAGTTTTCTATTTGGTTGCCTCTCCACTAATTTTAATTGCAATGCTTTTTGAAGCTTATCGCAGAAGCCGGTCGGCCAGCCGTTTTAAGCCACAGCTGGACAGCCATGATAAAGAGATGAGCAGGATAGACAGAGATCAAACTGCGCAGGCGAAATCTTTTTTGACTAAAGGACAGCTTAAAGAAGAACAATTAGAGGTGAACCATTATGATATTTGGTTAAGCAGTGGCCAGGCAGAGCATAAAATTATTAATTATCCAGGCAGCAATTTTGATGATTTTACAGTTTGTCCTGAGTGTAATGCCAGAACTTTAGGTAAACAACGGTTAGTCACGCTCAAAAAAGCAACCTATACGAAAGAAGGTGAGGGTAAGGATGTTAGAATATGCGAAAATTGCGGTTATGAAGAATTTATCAAAGCGGTTGTCATTGCTGTATTAACCAGAAGTAATGATTCCAGTTCGTCAGATTCTGGAAGCAGTAGTTCTTCTTCCTCAAGCAGCAGCAGCAGTAGTAGCTGGGGTGGTGGAAGCAGTGGTGGCGGTGGCGCTGGAGGAAGCTGGTAA